The DNA segment TGGTCGGCGAGTCGGGCTGCGGCAAATCGACGCTCGGGCGCGTGGTGATCGGCCTTATCGGCGCGACGGACGGCGAAATCTTTTTCAACGGCAAAGACTCGCTCAAGTACGGTCCTTCCGAGCGCGCCCAGTTCCGCAAGCACGCTCAGATCGTCTTTCAGGATCCGTTTTCGTCGCTGAATCCGCGCATGACCGTCTCGCAGTTGATCGCCGAGCCGATGGTGATCAACAGGGCCTATTCCCACCGCTCCGAACTGGATCACAAAGTCAAGCAGCTGATGGACACGGTCGGCCTGGCGGAACGGCTGACGAACTCCTTCCCGCACGAGCTGGACGGCGGACGCCGCCAGAGGATCGGCATCGCCCGCGCCTTGGCGCTGGATCCCGAATTCATCGTGCTGGACGAGCCCGTCTCGGCGCTGGACGTGTGCATCCAGGCCCAGATCCTCAACCTGCTCGGCGAACTGAAAAAGGAGCGCGGCTACACCTACCTGTTCATCTCCCACAACCTCAGCGTCGTGCGCTACGTCTCCGACGAGATCGCCGTCATGTACCTCGGCCA comes from the Pyramidobacter piscolens W5455 genome and includes:
- a CDS encoding ABC transporter ATP-binding protein gives rise to the protein MTGTIEKTDPIVEIRRLKKYFQVAGGQLHAVDDVTVSIPRGKTLGLVGESGCGKSTLGRVVIGLIGATDGEIFFNGKDSLKYGPSERAQFRKHAQIVFQDPFSSLNPRMTVSQLIAEPMVINRAYSHRSELDHKVKQLMDTVGLAERLTNSFPHELDGGRRQRIGIARALALDPEFIVLDEPVSALDVCIQAQILNLLGELKKERGYTYLFISHNLSVVRYVSDEIAVMYLGQIVEKADNLRLFQDPVHPYTQALLSAIPVARLNRKKKRILLEGDVPSPVNPPQGCRFAGRCAYRQDVCMAQTPELREIEPSHFVACHFARDLRLHA